From Halichondria panicea chromosome 12, odHalPani1.1, whole genome shotgun sequence, a single genomic window includes:
- the LOC135345260 gene encoding uncharacterized protein LOC135345260 isoform X1 — MSSYRPPSSRKRREQSQFARKVAAIKNEFKILLGTLDPVSAFNYLHYEGIVTKSDKKNFEQHLSTSETNTGLGKRTVSVSSVDEGKKPVKIDDKRQQAAREKLAEIVDQKDDYKEMRAIVIGLNAFKKLHQSAVDRRQTVQSQAAATLFEQSIFNQDLSETTTKKPVILPEEKLLAAFEQGTHSPEELIELLEESMNHCVISEVVNFEGKTLLHLACCIQPVEIVKTLVTKYSCDPNVQDNEGNTALHEASRCRKPIVTKFIVNLPYCNPNISNSAKETPLHLALRVHHWRLSKVLLKSGKIDKTIENSKGETAFQLMERHPQSHEVARMKKLLERGHSVMSNTSGDSELISPPMTPTDSTSHRELLLHGQGSTATRSQQIQVAATTPVRPKTRLKGILRPYNPESIRTSQLETVLEGLDDSSAEQSEVSLDMDSCNLLAGTNTVTLTEKLSNACCYSPEIFVRIGYFLVAMVLCLIVLLLLFVLLFLT, encoded by the exons ATGTCTAGCTATAGGCCACCTAGCTCCAGGAAACGGAGAGAACAGTCCCAGTTTGCTCGCAAGGTGGCTGCAATCAAGAATGAGTTCAAGATTCTCCTGGGCACCCTAGACCCTGTGTCAGCCTTCAATTACCTCCACTATGAAGGAATTGTAACTAAGTCAGACAAGAAAAACTTTGAACAGCATCTGTCCACCAGTGAGACAAACACTGGCCTTGGTAAAAGAACAGTTTCAGTGTCTAGTGTTGACGAGGGTAAAAAACCAGTTAAAATAGACGACAAAAGGCAACAAGCTGCTCGTGAGAAGTTGGCTGAGATTGTGGACCAGAAagatgattataaagaaatgAGGGCCATCGTAATTGGACTCAATGCTTTCAAGAAGCTGCATCAGTCTGCCGTTGACCGACGTCAGACTGTTCAATCACAAG CAGCTGCTACTTTGTTTGAGCAGAGCATTTTTAATCAAGATTTAAGCGAAACCACTACGAAGAAACCAG TGATTCTTCCTGAAGAGAAACTATTAGCAGCCTTTGAGCAAGGAACTCATAGTCCTGAAGAGCTTATCGAGCTTCTTGAGGAGAGCATGAACCATTGCGTCATTTCGGAAGTGGTAAACTTTGAAGGAAAAACTCTACTTCATCTTGCTTGCTGTATCCAGCCGGTTGAAATTGTAAAGACTCTTGTTACTAAGTACAGTTGTGACCCAAATGTACAAGACAATGAAGGAAACACTGCTCTGCATGAAGCAAGTCGTTGTCGAAAGCCTATCGTCACAAAGTTTATTGTCAATCTTCCATATTGTAACCCAAACATTTCCAACAGTGCCAAAGAGACCCCTCTACACCTGGCTCTTCGTGTACACCACTGGAGACTAAGTAAAGTCCTACTAAAGTCTGGAAAAATTGACAAGACGATTGAGAACTCAAAAGGCGAGACAGCATTTCAATTGATGGAGAGACATCCCCAGAGTCATGAGGTAGCCAGGATGAAGAAGCTGCTTGAAAGGGGTCATAGTGTGATGTCCAACACATCCGGAGACAGCGAACTGATATCACCCCCTA TGACTCCAACTGACAGTACAAGTCACAGAGAATTACTACTCCATGGACAGGGGTCAACTGCTACACGCTCCCAGCAAATACAAGTAGCAGCAACTACCCCAGTTCGACCCAAAACTAGATTAA agggTATACTTCGACCCTACAACCCTGAATCTATACGCACGTCACAACTAGAGACAGTACTTGAGGGGCTGGATGATAGTAGTGCCGAACAGAGTGAAGTATCACTGGACATGGACAGTTGCAACCTGCTAGCAGGCACCAATACAGTCACTTTGACAGAAAAACTGTCTAACGCTTGTTGCTACAGCCCTGAG ATATTTGTAAGAATCGGATATTTCCTCGTTGCCATGGTACTGTGTCTAATCGTGCTGTTACTCCTTTTTGTGCTACTTTTCTTAACTTAA
- the LOC135345260 gene encoding uncharacterized protein LOC135345260 isoform X2 codes for MSSYRPPSSRKRREQSQFARKVAAIKNEFKILLGTLDPVSAFNYLHYEGIVTKSDKKNFEQHLSTSETNTGLGKRTVSVSSVDEGKKPVKIDDKRQQAAREKLAEIVDQKDDYKEMRAIVIGLNAFKKLHQSAVDRRQTVQSQAATLFEQSIFNQDLSETTTKKPVILPEEKLLAAFEQGTHSPEELIELLEESMNHCVISEVVNFEGKTLLHLACCIQPVEIVKTLVTKYSCDPNVQDNEGNTALHEASRCRKPIVTKFIVNLPYCNPNISNSAKETPLHLALRVHHWRLSKVLLKSGKIDKTIENSKGETAFQLMERHPQSHEVARMKKLLERGHSVMSNTSGDSELISPPMTPTDSTSHRELLLHGQGSTATRSQQIQVAATTPVRPKTRLKGILRPYNPESIRTSQLETVLEGLDDSSAEQSEVSLDMDSCNLLAGTNTVTLTEKLSNACCYSPEIFVRIGYFLVAMVLCLIVLLLLFVLLFLT; via the exons ATGTCTAGCTATAGGCCACCTAGCTCCAGGAAACGGAGAGAACAGTCCCAGTTTGCTCGCAAGGTGGCTGCAATCAAGAATGAGTTCAAGATTCTCCTGGGCACCCTAGACCCTGTGTCAGCCTTCAATTACCTCCACTATGAAGGAATTGTAACTAAGTCAGACAAGAAAAACTTTGAACAGCATCTGTCCACCAGTGAGACAAACACTGGCCTTGGTAAAAGAACAGTTTCAGTGTCTAGTGTTGACGAGGGTAAAAAACCAGTTAAAATAGACGACAAAAGGCAACAAGCTGCTCGTGAGAAGTTGGCTGAGATTGTGGACCAGAAagatgattataaagaaatgAGGGCCATCGTAATTGGACTCAATGCTTTCAAGAAGCTGCATCAGTCTGCCGTTGACCGACGTCAGACTGTTCAATCACAAG CTGCTACTTTGTTTGAGCAGAGCATTTTTAATCAAGATTTAAGCGAAACCACTACGAAGAAACCAG TGATTCTTCCTGAAGAGAAACTATTAGCAGCCTTTGAGCAAGGAACTCATAGTCCTGAAGAGCTTATCGAGCTTCTTGAGGAGAGCATGAACCATTGCGTCATTTCGGAAGTGGTAAACTTTGAAGGAAAAACTCTACTTCATCTTGCTTGCTGTATCCAGCCGGTTGAAATTGTAAAGACTCTTGTTACTAAGTACAGTTGTGACCCAAATGTACAAGACAATGAAGGAAACACTGCTCTGCATGAAGCAAGTCGTTGTCGAAAGCCTATCGTCACAAAGTTTATTGTCAATCTTCCATATTGTAACCCAAACATTTCCAACAGTGCCAAAGAGACCCCTCTACACCTGGCTCTTCGTGTACACCACTGGAGACTAAGTAAAGTCCTACTAAAGTCTGGAAAAATTGACAAGACGATTGAGAACTCAAAAGGCGAGACAGCATTTCAATTGATGGAGAGACATCCCCAGAGTCATGAGGTAGCCAGGATGAAGAAGCTGCTTGAAAGGGGTCATAGTGTGATGTCCAACACATCCGGAGACAGCGAACTGATATCACCCCCTA TGACTCCAACTGACAGTACAAGTCACAGAGAATTACTACTCCATGGACAGGGGTCAACTGCTACACGCTCCCAGCAAATACAAGTAGCAGCAACTACCCCAGTTCGACCCAAAACTAGATTAA agggTATACTTCGACCCTACAACCCTGAATCTATACGCACGTCACAACTAGAGACAGTACTTGAGGGGCTGGATGATAGTAGTGCCGAACAGAGTGAAGTATCACTGGACATGGACAGTTGCAACCTGCTAGCAGGCACCAATACAGTCACTTTGACAGAAAAACTGTCTAACGCTTGTTGCTACAGCCCTGAG ATATTTGTAAGAATCGGATATTTCCTCGTTGCCATGGTACTGTGTCTAATCGTGCTGTTACTCCTTTTTGTGCTACTTTTCTTAACTTAA
- the LOC135345225 gene encoding sulfate transporter-like isoform X2 codes for MESTPLLHSGSSRRAIRINRERMDEETFEKGFKPSKRKATLLKKFIEKITPPEPIKTALKPPLSRKEWLKFFLVRLPILEWVWTYRPSYFVGDIISGITVAIMHIPQGLAYSLLATLPAVYGLYASVVPVVVYSVLGTSKHISVGTFAVVELMIGNAIQRTLNSLGYSQCTGGSGNLTDTQVLDMVVDNVTNATCGSIKIDIALTLALMTGLIMLVLGIMQCGFITIFLSTALVSGYTTGAAIHVFSSQLKHITGINIPRTPGVLSVPKTWVYFFENMNTINPAAAIISIISIIILIIFKISNKLLQAKVVIPCAKYKGRKKGCVKEKIKWPIPIPSQLIVVVVSTFISAQAIFRDPDGFDVDVVGAIEPGVPGFTPPTHFLEYSIFLIQDAFVISIVTYSVTVSLVQTFAREHQYTFDNNQEFLAYGIMNIIGSFFSSFTAAGSLSRSSVQSNAGGKTQLVGLISAVIIVIVLVALGPLFFDLPKCVLASIIWVALYGMFKQFGDIWTLLKVSVWDMSTWLVVFVATVLLGVDLGLGVGVGYSLFCLVLRTILPVYSVLGQVEGTEIYRNKDNFDKISPVPGVLIYRFLGPVCFVNSRVFRARLEMMAGLYGQMAATPKDGCLQQLYQSVRGRSGDYPVHPVTSAEEAKNTKTIPLDTPSSTIGRSQSFQQAVEVDIVSMDNVVSDTQASSSNRSTTKTMEKTEVRIHTVIIDCAPISFLDAVGVKTLETAVLDFYKQNVQVIFASMIKENRDRLRWSGFYKKCGKKWLFPTVQDAVDHAKSGVPLVPRALKKKDDRRLPAIVAPGLPGESPLHLSSPLPTTLQIDEQTEGVDLSTVSAADTVGDELGALRGNSDTESVKDKDA; via the exons ATGGAGTCCACTCCTTTACT aCACAGTGGCTCTAGCAGACGGGCAATTCGCATCAATCGAGAGAGAATGGACGAAGAGACATTTGAAAAGGGCTTTAAACCCTCGAAGAGGAAGGCCACACTATTGAAGAAGTTTATTGAGAAGATAACTCCACCCGAACCAATTAAGACAGCTCTCAA acCCCCCCTGTCTCGGAAAGAGTGGCTGAAATTTTTCCTAGTCCGCCTACCCATCCTGGAGTGGGTGTGGACTTATAGACCCTCCTATTTCGTGGGCGATATCATCTCAGGAATCACAGTCGCTATCATGCATATTCCACAAG GTTTGGCCTATTCCCTGCTCGCCACCCTCCCTGCTGTGTACGGACTATACGCCTCCGTCGTGCCTGTGGTCGTCTACTCGGTGTTGGGTACCTCCAAACACATCTCTGTCG gcactttTGCTGTGGTCGAGCTGATGATAGGCAATGCTATTCAACGTACCCTCAATTCCCTTGGTTATTCTCAGTGCACTGGAGGCTCAGGGAACCTCACTGACACCCAGGTCCTGGATATGGTTGTGGACAATGTCACCAATGCCACTTGTGGAAGTATTAAGATTGACATTGCCCTCACACTGGCCCTCATGACTGGTCTTATCATG CTTGTTCTAGGCATCATGCAGTGTGGTTTCATCACGATTTTTCTATCCACCGCTCTTGTGTCTGGCTACACCACTGGGGCCGCCATTCACGTCTTCTCCAGTCAACTCAAACACATCACAGGGATTAATATTCCTAGGACACCGGGTGTGCTCTCAGTGCCTAAG ACTTGGGTGTACTTCTTTGAGAACATGAATACCATCAATCCTGCCGCTGCCATTATCTCCATCATCAGCATCATCATCCTCATCATCTTCAAG ATCTCCAACAAGTTGCTCCAGGCTAAAGTCGTGATACCCTGTGCCAAGTACAAAGGTcgcaaaaaggggtgtgttAAAGAGAAGATCAAGTGGCCCATCCCAATACCCTCTCAGCTCATAGTG GTGGTAGTGTCTACGTTTATATCAGCTCAGGCCATCTTCAGAGATCCCGACGGCTTCGATGTCGATGTGGTTGGTGCTATAGAGCCAGG agtgccTGGTTttaccccacccacccacttcCTAGAGTATAGCATCTTCCTCATCCAGGACGCATTCGTCATCTCCATAGTAACGTACTCCGTAACAGTATCGCTGGTGCAAACGTTTGCGAGGGAGCATCAGTATACCTTTGATAACAATCAG GAATTTCTGGCGTATGGGATCATGAACATCATTGGTTCGTTCTTCAGTTCGTTCACGGCAGCTGGAAGTTTGTCCCGTTCGTCTGTGCAGTCCAATGCAGGTGGCAAGACTCAACTGGTGGGCCTGATATCAGCAGTCATCATAGTGATTGTGCTGGTAGCACTGGGTCCACTCTTCTTTGACCTGCCGAAG TGTGTGCTAGCTTCTATCATCTGGGTGGCTCTGTACGGAATGTTCAAACAGTTTGGGGACATCTGGACACTCCTCAAGGTCTCAGTCTGGGACATG AGTACGTGGCTGGTGGTGTTTGTGGCTACAGTGCTGCTGGGAGTGGACCTGGGTCTTGGAGTGGGCGTCGGCTACTCCCTCTTCTGTCTCGTGCTCAGAACTATTCT gccAGTCTACTCTGTCCTGGGTCAAGTAGAAGGAACTGAGATATATAGGAACAAGGACAATTTTGACAAG ATATCACCAGTGCCTGGGGTGTTGATCTACCGGTTCTTGGGACCAGTGTGTTTCGTCAACAGTCGAGTGTTCAGAGCACGGCTGGAGATGATGGCCGGACTGTACGGACAAATGGCTGCCACTCCGAAAGACGGCTGCCTTCAGCAACTCTATCAGTCC gtgCGTGGCCGTAGTGGTGACTATCCTGTTCACCCAGTGACCAGTGCGGAGGAGGCCAAGAATACAAAGACTATCCCACTGGACACACCTTCCTCCACCATTGGAAG GAGTCAGTCGTTTCAACAAGCTGTGGAAGTAGACATAGTGAGCATGGACAATGTGGTGTCTGACACACAGGCCTCATCATCCAACAGGTCCACCACCAAGACCATGGAAAA AACAGAAGTGCGTATCCACACTGTCATCATTGACTGTGCTCCTATCAGCTTCTTGGACGCAGTGGGAGTCAAGACACTAGAGACT GCTGTATTGGACTTTTACAAGCAGAATGTGCAAGTGATTTTTGCTTCTATGATCA AGGAAAATCGCGACCGACTGAGATGGTCGGGGTTCTACAAGAAGTGTGGTAAGAAGTGGCTCTTCCCCACTGTGCAGGATGCAGTAGACCATGCCAAGAGTGGAGTTCCTCTG GTACCTCGTGCTCTCAAGAAGAAGGATGACAGGAGACTACCTGCCATCGTGGCCCCCGGGTTACCCGGGGAGTCCCCGCTACATTTATCCTCACCACTACCAACCACTCTACAG ATTGACGAACAGACAGAGGGTGTTGATCTGAGCACAGTGTCAGCTGCTGATACAGTCGGTGATGAGTTGGGCGCATTGAGAGGAAACTCAGATACTGAGAGCGTCAAAGACAAAGATGCTTAG
- the LOC135345225 gene encoding sulfate transporter-like isoform X3 — protein MDEETFEKGFKPSKRKATLLKKFIEKITPPEPIKTALKPPLSRKEWLKFFLVRLPILEWVWTYRPSYFVGDIISGITVAIMHIPQGLAYSLLATLPAVYGLYASVVPVVVYSVLGTSKHISVGTFAVVELMIGNAIQRTLNSLGYSQCTGGSGNLTDTQVLDMVVDNVTNATCGSIKIDIALTLALMTGLIMLVLGIMQCGFITIFLSTALVSGYTTGAAIHVFSSQLKHITGINIPRTPGVLSVPKTWVYFFENMNTINPAAAIISIISIIILIIFKISNKLLQAKVVIPCAKYKGRKKGCVKEKIKWPIPIPSQLIVVVVSTFISAQAIFRDPDGFDVDVVGAIEPGVPGFTPPTHFLEYSIFLIQDAFVISIVTYSVTVSLVQTFAREHQYTFDNNQEFLAYGIMNIIGSFFSSFTAAGSLSRSSVQSNAGGKTQLVGLISAVIIVIVLVALGPLFFDLPKCVLASIIWVALYGMFKQFGDIWTLLKVSVWDMSTWLVVFVATVLLGVDLGLGVGVGYSLFCLVLRTILPVYSVLGQVEGTEIYRNKDNFDKISPVPGVLIYRFLGPVCFVNSRVFRARLEMMAGLYGQMAATPKDGCLQQLYQSVRGRSGDYPVHPVTSAEEAKNTKTIPLDTPSSTIGRSQSFQQAVEVDIVSMDNVVSDTQASSSNRSTTKTMEKTEVRIHTVIIDCAPISFLDAVGVKTLETAVLDFYKQNVQVIFASMIKENRDRLRWSGFYKKCGKKWLFPTVQDAVDHAKSGVPLVPRALKKKDDRRLPAIVAPGLPGESPLHLSSPLPTTLQIDEQTEGVDLSTVSAADTVGDELGALRGNSDTESVKDKDA, from the exons ATGGACGAAGAGACATTTGAAAAGGGCTTTAAACCCTCGAAGAGGAAGGCCACACTATTGAAGAAGTTTATTGAGAAGATAACTCCACCCGAACCAATTAAGACAGCTCTCAA acCCCCCCTGTCTCGGAAAGAGTGGCTGAAATTTTTCCTAGTCCGCCTACCCATCCTGGAGTGGGTGTGGACTTATAGACCCTCCTATTTCGTGGGCGATATCATCTCAGGAATCACAGTCGCTATCATGCATATTCCACAAG GTTTGGCCTATTCCCTGCTCGCCACCCTCCCTGCTGTGTACGGACTATACGCCTCCGTCGTGCCTGTGGTCGTCTACTCGGTGTTGGGTACCTCCAAACACATCTCTGTCG gcactttTGCTGTGGTCGAGCTGATGATAGGCAATGCTATTCAACGTACCCTCAATTCCCTTGGTTATTCTCAGTGCACTGGAGGCTCAGGGAACCTCACTGACACCCAGGTCCTGGATATGGTTGTGGACAATGTCACCAATGCCACTTGTGGAAGTATTAAGATTGACATTGCCCTCACACTGGCCCTCATGACTGGTCTTATCATG CTTGTTCTAGGCATCATGCAGTGTGGTTTCATCACGATTTTTCTATCCACCGCTCTTGTGTCTGGCTACACCACTGGGGCCGCCATTCACGTCTTCTCCAGTCAACTCAAACACATCACAGGGATTAATATTCCTAGGACACCGGGTGTGCTCTCAGTGCCTAAG ACTTGGGTGTACTTCTTTGAGAACATGAATACCATCAATCCTGCCGCTGCCATTATCTCCATCATCAGCATCATCATCCTCATCATCTTCAAG ATCTCCAACAAGTTGCTCCAGGCTAAAGTCGTGATACCCTGTGCCAAGTACAAAGGTcgcaaaaaggggtgtgttAAAGAGAAGATCAAGTGGCCCATCCCAATACCCTCTCAGCTCATAGTG GTGGTAGTGTCTACGTTTATATCAGCTCAGGCCATCTTCAGAGATCCCGACGGCTTCGATGTCGATGTGGTTGGTGCTATAGAGCCAGG agtgccTGGTTttaccccacccacccacttcCTAGAGTATAGCATCTTCCTCATCCAGGACGCATTCGTCATCTCCATAGTAACGTACTCCGTAACAGTATCGCTGGTGCAAACGTTTGCGAGGGAGCATCAGTATACCTTTGATAACAATCAG GAATTTCTGGCGTATGGGATCATGAACATCATTGGTTCGTTCTTCAGTTCGTTCACGGCAGCTGGAAGTTTGTCCCGTTCGTCTGTGCAGTCCAATGCAGGTGGCAAGACTCAACTGGTGGGCCTGATATCAGCAGTCATCATAGTGATTGTGCTGGTAGCACTGGGTCCACTCTTCTTTGACCTGCCGAAG TGTGTGCTAGCTTCTATCATCTGGGTGGCTCTGTACGGAATGTTCAAACAGTTTGGGGACATCTGGACACTCCTCAAGGTCTCAGTCTGGGACATG AGTACGTGGCTGGTGGTGTTTGTGGCTACAGTGCTGCTGGGAGTGGACCTGGGTCTTGGAGTGGGCGTCGGCTACTCCCTCTTCTGTCTCGTGCTCAGAACTATTCT gccAGTCTACTCTGTCCTGGGTCAAGTAGAAGGAACTGAGATATATAGGAACAAGGACAATTTTGACAAG ATATCACCAGTGCCTGGGGTGTTGATCTACCGGTTCTTGGGACCAGTGTGTTTCGTCAACAGTCGAGTGTTCAGAGCACGGCTGGAGATGATGGCCGGACTGTACGGACAAATGGCTGCCACTCCGAAAGACGGCTGCCTTCAGCAACTCTATCAGTCC gtgCGTGGCCGTAGTGGTGACTATCCTGTTCACCCAGTGACCAGTGCGGAGGAGGCCAAGAATACAAAGACTATCCCACTGGACACACCTTCCTCCACCATTGGAAG GAGTCAGTCGTTTCAACAAGCTGTGGAAGTAGACATAGTGAGCATGGACAATGTGGTGTCTGACACACAGGCCTCATCATCCAACAGGTCCACCACCAAGACCATGGAAAA AACAGAAGTGCGTATCCACACTGTCATCATTGACTGTGCTCCTATCAGCTTCTTGGACGCAGTGGGAGTCAAGACACTAGAGACT GCTGTATTGGACTTTTACAAGCAGAATGTGCAAGTGATTTTTGCTTCTATGATCA AGGAAAATCGCGACCGACTGAGATGGTCGGGGTTCTACAAGAAGTGTGGTAAGAAGTGGCTCTTCCCCACTGTGCAGGATGCAGTAGACCATGCCAAGAGTGGAGTTCCTCTG GTACCTCGTGCTCTCAAGAAGAAGGATGACAGGAGACTACCTGCCATCGTGGCCCCCGGGTTACCCGGGGAGTCCCCGCTACATTTATCCTCACCACTACCAACCACTCTACAG ATTGACGAACAGACAGAGGGTGTTGATCTGAGCACAGTGTCAGCTGCTGATACAGTCGGTGATGAGTTGGGCGCATTGAGAGGAAACTCAGATACTGAGAGCGTCAAAGACAAAGATGCTTAG
- the LOC135345225 gene encoding sulfate transporter-like isoform X1, producing the protein MSLEEEDRDSGDEQYPPDVDYDTEYLIQRGREHSGSSRRAIRINRERMDEETFEKGFKPSKRKATLLKKFIEKITPPEPIKTALKPPLSRKEWLKFFLVRLPILEWVWTYRPSYFVGDIISGITVAIMHIPQGLAYSLLATLPAVYGLYASVVPVVVYSVLGTSKHISVGTFAVVELMIGNAIQRTLNSLGYSQCTGGSGNLTDTQVLDMVVDNVTNATCGSIKIDIALTLALMTGLIMLVLGIMQCGFITIFLSTALVSGYTTGAAIHVFSSQLKHITGINIPRTPGVLSVPKTWVYFFENMNTINPAAAIISIISIIILIIFKISNKLLQAKVVIPCAKYKGRKKGCVKEKIKWPIPIPSQLIVVVVSTFISAQAIFRDPDGFDVDVVGAIEPGVPGFTPPTHFLEYSIFLIQDAFVISIVTYSVTVSLVQTFAREHQYTFDNNQEFLAYGIMNIIGSFFSSFTAAGSLSRSSVQSNAGGKTQLVGLISAVIIVIVLVALGPLFFDLPKCVLASIIWVALYGMFKQFGDIWTLLKVSVWDMSTWLVVFVATVLLGVDLGLGVGVGYSLFCLVLRTILPVYSVLGQVEGTEIYRNKDNFDKISPVPGVLIYRFLGPVCFVNSRVFRARLEMMAGLYGQMAATPKDGCLQQLYQSVRGRSGDYPVHPVTSAEEAKNTKTIPLDTPSSTIGRSQSFQQAVEVDIVSMDNVVSDTQASSSNRSTTKTMEKTEVRIHTVIIDCAPISFLDAVGVKTLETAVLDFYKQNVQVIFASMIKENRDRLRWSGFYKKCGKKWLFPTVQDAVDHAKSGVPLVPRALKKKDDRRLPAIVAPGLPGESPLHLSSPLPTTLQIDEQTEGVDLSTVSAADTVGDELGALRGNSDTESVKDKDA; encoded by the exons ATGTCGTTAGAGGAGGAGGACAGAGACAGCGGGGATGAGCAGTACCCTCCTGATGTGGACTATGACACTGAGTACCTCATACAACGTGGCAGAGA aCACAGTGGCTCTAGCAGACGGGCAATTCGCATCAATCGAGAGAGAATGGACGAAGAGACATTTGAAAAGGGCTTTAAACCCTCGAAGAGGAAGGCCACACTATTGAAGAAGTTTATTGAGAAGATAACTCCACCCGAACCAATTAAGACAGCTCTCAA acCCCCCCTGTCTCGGAAAGAGTGGCTGAAATTTTTCCTAGTCCGCCTACCCATCCTGGAGTGGGTGTGGACTTATAGACCCTCCTATTTCGTGGGCGATATCATCTCAGGAATCACAGTCGCTATCATGCATATTCCACAAG GTTTGGCCTATTCCCTGCTCGCCACCCTCCCTGCTGTGTACGGACTATACGCCTCCGTCGTGCCTGTGGTCGTCTACTCGGTGTTGGGTACCTCCAAACACATCTCTGTCG gcactttTGCTGTGGTCGAGCTGATGATAGGCAATGCTATTCAACGTACCCTCAATTCCCTTGGTTATTCTCAGTGCACTGGAGGCTCAGGGAACCTCACTGACACCCAGGTCCTGGATATGGTTGTGGACAATGTCACCAATGCCACTTGTGGAAGTATTAAGATTGACATTGCCCTCACACTGGCCCTCATGACTGGTCTTATCATG CTTGTTCTAGGCATCATGCAGTGTGGTTTCATCACGATTTTTCTATCCACCGCTCTTGTGTCTGGCTACACCACTGGGGCCGCCATTCACGTCTTCTCCAGTCAACTCAAACACATCACAGGGATTAATATTCCTAGGACACCGGGTGTGCTCTCAGTGCCTAAG ACTTGGGTGTACTTCTTTGAGAACATGAATACCATCAATCCTGCCGCTGCCATTATCTCCATCATCAGCATCATCATCCTCATCATCTTCAAG ATCTCCAACAAGTTGCTCCAGGCTAAAGTCGTGATACCCTGTGCCAAGTACAAAGGTcgcaaaaaggggtgtgttAAAGAGAAGATCAAGTGGCCCATCCCAATACCCTCTCAGCTCATAGTG GTGGTAGTGTCTACGTTTATATCAGCTCAGGCCATCTTCAGAGATCCCGACGGCTTCGATGTCGATGTGGTTGGTGCTATAGAGCCAGG agtgccTGGTTttaccccacccacccacttcCTAGAGTATAGCATCTTCCTCATCCAGGACGCATTCGTCATCTCCATAGTAACGTACTCCGTAACAGTATCGCTGGTGCAAACGTTTGCGAGGGAGCATCAGTATACCTTTGATAACAATCAG GAATTTCTGGCGTATGGGATCATGAACATCATTGGTTCGTTCTTCAGTTCGTTCACGGCAGCTGGAAGTTTGTCCCGTTCGTCTGTGCAGTCCAATGCAGGTGGCAAGACTCAACTGGTGGGCCTGATATCAGCAGTCATCATAGTGATTGTGCTGGTAGCACTGGGTCCACTCTTCTTTGACCTGCCGAAG TGTGTGCTAGCTTCTATCATCTGGGTGGCTCTGTACGGAATGTTCAAACAGTTTGGGGACATCTGGACACTCCTCAAGGTCTCAGTCTGGGACATG AGTACGTGGCTGGTGGTGTTTGTGGCTACAGTGCTGCTGGGAGTGGACCTGGGTCTTGGAGTGGGCGTCGGCTACTCCCTCTTCTGTCTCGTGCTCAGAACTATTCT gccAGTCTACTCTGTCCTGGGTCAAGTAGAAGGAACTGAGATATATAGGAACAAGGACAATTTTGACAAG ATATCACCAGTGCCTGGGGTGTTGATCTACCGGTTCTTGGGACCAGTGTGTTTCGTCAACAGTCGAGTGTTCAGAGCACGGCTGGAGATGATGGCCGGACTGTACGGACAAATGGCTGCCACTCCGAAAGACGGCTGCCTTCAGCAACTCTATCAGTCC gtgCGTGGCCGTAGTGGTGACTATCCTGTTCACCCAGTGACCAGTGCGGAGGAGGCCAAGAATACAAAGACTATCCCACTGGACACACCTTCCTCCACCATTGGAAG GAGTCAGTCGTTTCAACAAGCTGTGGAAGTAGACATAGTGAGCATGGACAATGTGGTGTCTGACACACAGGCCTCATCATCCAACAGGTCCACCACCAAGACCATGGAAAA AACAGAAGTGCGTATCCACACTGTCATCATTGACTGTGCTCCTATCAGCTTCTTGGACGCAGTGGGAGTCAAGACACTAGAGACT GCTGTATTGGACTTTTACAAGCAGAATGTGCAAGTGATTTTTGCTTCTATGATCA AGGAAAATCGCGACCGACTGAGATGGTCGGGGTTCTACAAGAAGTGTGGTAAGAAGTGGCTCTTCCCCACTGTGCAGGATGCAGTAGACCATGCCAAGAGTGGAGTTCCTCTG GTACCTCGTGCTCTCAAGAAGAAGGATGACAGGAGACTACCTGCCATCGTGGCCCCCGGGTTACCCGGGGAGTCCCCGCTACATTTATCCTCACCACTACCAACCACTCTACAG ATTGACGAACAGACAGAGGGTGTTGATCTGAGCACAGTGTCAGCTGCTGATACAGTCGGTGATGAGTTGGGCGCATTGAGAGGAAACTCAGATACTGAGAGCGTCAAAGACAAAGATGCTTAG